Within the Chloroflexota bacterium genome, the region TGCTTTCGTCAGTCGTGCTGCATCGCGGGAGGGAACATGAACAGACACCGGCATGCAAGCGAGCAACTGGATGGCGTCTATATCATCAGCGTGGCGGCACGCATCCTCGAAATGCATCCGCAGACGCTGCGCAAGTACGAGCGCATCGGACTCGTGCGCCCGTCCCGCACCGTGGGCATGCTGCGTCTGTACTCGGACGAAGATGTAGCACGGCTGCGGCTCATCAAGCATCTCG harbors:
- a CDS encoding MerR family transcriptional regulator is translated as MNRHRHASEQLDGVYIISVAARILEMHPQTLRKYERIGLVRPSRTVGMLRLYSDEDVARLRLIKHLVGDMGLNLAGVQLTLLLFNRLLQMKAKVRNLEGEELRQSLDDSIDEMLGMLHGQT